The Bryobacteraceae bacterium genome includes a window with the following:
- a CDS encoding transcriptional regulator, translating into MERIYKIHKMLDKNRAVPFQKLLEELEVSRASLRRDLQYMRDRLGAPIEYSRERRGYIYAQPPAGEDGDSARYQLPGVWLTPGEMHALLLMYELLSQMDSRVLEGALAPAARRIEALISGGRVKPKDIRRRFRIIAARHRPVDEQIFRIVSTAVLQRKRLNLTYFSRSRGEIMSRTVSPQRLIWYSSNWYLDAWCHTREDFRSFSLDAIRGAALLDQKADEHPQEILDQRLGAGYGIFAGPPRETALLRFGLPASRWIEREIWHPDQRLTPLPGNEFLLEVPYSDPRELVQDILRFVPHVVVESPDSLRQLVLRHLQDALAAHSGEVRKPAAGEARLSAG; encoded by the coding sequence ATGGAAAGAATCTACAAAATTCATAAAATGCTCGACAAAAATCGGGCTGTGCCGTTTCAGAAATTACTCGAGGAACTGGAGGTCAGCCGGGCGTCGCTCAGGCGCGACCTGCAGTACATGCGGGACCGCCTCGGGGCGCCGATCGAGTACAGCCGGGAGCGCCGCGGCTACATTTACGCCCAGCCGCCCGCCGGCGAAGACGGCGATTCAGCCCGCTACCAGCTCCCCGGAGTCTGGCTCACGCCCGGGGAGATGCACGCGCTGCTTCTGATGTACGAGCTCCTCAGCCAGATGGATTCCCGCGTGCTGGAAGGAGCGCTGGCGCCGGCTGCGCGCCGCATCGAGGCTCTCATTTCGGGCGGCAGGGTGAAACCGAAGGATATCCGCCGCCGTTTCCGCATCATCGCCGCCCGCCACCGTCCGGTCGACGAGCAGATTTTCCGCATCGTCAGCACTGCCGTGCTGCAGAGAAAGCGGCTGAATCTGACCTATTTCAGCCGCTCGCGCGGAGAAATCATGTCCCGCACGGTCAGCCCCCAGCGCCTCATCTGGTACAGCTCCAACTGGTATCTCGACGCCTGGTGCCACACAAGGGAGGATTTCCGGAGCTTCTCGCTGGACGCGATCCGCGGCGCCGCGCTGCTCGATCAGAAGGCTGACGAGCATCCGCAGGAAATTCTCGACCAACGGCTCGGCGCAGGATACGGGATCTTCGCCGGTCCGCCCCGGGAAACGGCGCTCCTCCGGTTCGGGCTTCCCGCGTCGCGATGGATCGAAAGGGAAATCTGGCACCCGGACCAGCGCCTCACCCCGCTTCCGGGCAACGAATTCCTCCTGGAGGTGCCCTACTCGGATCCCCGTGAACTCGTGCAGGACATCCTGCGGTTCGTCCCGCACGTCGTCGTGGAGTCGCCGGATTCCCTGCGCCAGCTCGTTCTCAGGCATCTCCAGGACGCCCTTGCCGCGCACAGCGGCGAAGTGCGGAAGCCCGCAGCCGGCGAAGCCCGCCTGTCGGCTGGATGA
- a CDS encoding metallophosphoesterase produces MAVRLLHTADWQIGMKAAHLGPAAPRAREARLETARRIAELARAEKVDLAILAGDTFEHSAVPLDDVGRVARTLADFGCPVIVLPGNHDPLGAGSLWELPVWDECPNVRIARLETPIELESCVVFPCPLRSRWGTGDPTAWIPSGLFGDRIRIGAAHGAVAGLPNQEQTYSIPADAPALRRLDYLALGDWHSARQYRSPDGAVRMAYSGTPEPASFAEDASGFVLLVDIDSPGAAPRIRQQRVARLRWIREEFQILESGALAAVLRKLEPLASPETVAELHLAGALYPEDRDTLAALRQLASRFLFLRIDDGLRPVLRLEDLPDGPLREAARRLDQLALQEDPSAEARQALQTLLALAKGAGA; encoded by the coding sequence ATGGCAGTCAGACTGCTCCACACAGCCGACTGGCAGATCGGAATGAAAGCGGCCCACCTCGGCCCGGCGGCGCCCCGCGCCCGCGAGGCGCGGCTCGAAACCGCCCGCCGCATCGCAGAGCTGGCCCGCGCGGAAAAAGTCGATCTCGCCATCCTTGCCGGCGACACCTTCGAGCACTCCGCAGTCCCGCTTGACGATGTCGGCCGCGTGGCCCGTACGCTTGCGGATTTCGGCTGCCCCGTCATCGTCCTGCCCGGCAACCATGATCCGCTCGGGGCTGGCAGCCTCTGGGAGCTGCCGGTCTGGGACGAATGCCCCAACGTCCGCATCGCCCGTCTGGAAACCCCCATCGAACTGGAATCCTGCGTCGTCTTCCCCTGTCCTCTCCGCAGCCGCTGGGGAACGGGCGATCCCACCGCCTGGATTCCCTCCGGCCTGTTCGGGGACCGCATCCGTATCGGCGCCGCCCATGGCGCCGTGGCCGGTTTGCCCAACCAGGAGCAGACCTATTCGATCCCCGCCGATGCCCCTGCTCTGCGCCGTCTCGACTATCTGGCTCTCGGAGACTGGCATTCGGCGCGCCAGTACCGCAGCCCGGACGGCGCCGTCCGCATGGCTTACAGCGGCACGCCGGAGCCTGCTTCGTTCGCCGAGGACGCCAGCGGCTTCGTGCTGCTCGTCGACATCGACTCGCCCGGCGCGGCGCCGCGCATCCGCCAGCAGCGCGTCGCCCGCCTGCGGTGGATCCGGGAAGAGTTCCAGATCCTCGAGTCCGGCGCCCTCGCCGCGGTTCTCCGCAAGCTCGAGCCGCTCGCCTCGCCTGAAACGGTCGCGGAACTGCATCTCGCCGGAGCCCTGTATCCCGAGGATCGCGACACGCTCGCCGCTCTGCGGCAGCTCGCGTCCCGGTTTCTCTTCCTCCGCATCGACGACGGTCTGCGCCCGGTGCTGCGCCTCGAGGATCTCCCGGACGGCCCCCTCCGCGAGGCCGCCCGCCGTCTCGATCAGCTCGCCCTGCAGGAAGACCCGTCCGCCGAGGCGCGTCAGGCTCTCCAGACCCTGCTCGCTCTCGCGAAAGGAGCCGGCGCATGA
- a CDS encoding SMC domain-containing protein — translation MIVRRIAVEHFGRFLQPLEVALDPARPNLLAGPNGSGKSTLLAALASAFTVSATSNAQEIKRWQPWQRNLFPRVTVEFEHAGSLWRLQKEFAFSPRGKALLERFEEGRWRPHAQGRHVEERLPEFLGAPQGGSGSWLVAGALWARQNELAELRLDQPLQERIRNSLGAQIRSGLVDTVLREAKRLYDEDWPPEGKSLRKSSPIRTLEDELTRLRDRVRALQESLDALENDRIQLEKARDESAALEVRKSELEARLRELGEKLKLKTELDAGRLELEKSIQAARFELDTAASVLKLRQTIAADLDAAAKAVSALEERLQRARAEVKSAEDAWIQARAAASARAAEAEAQIRSLNAPPRDLLDRAARLDQQLRELQARLDGALLHVQLQLDAPARIGVHKGSPEGVLEGQAGETLEISGSPEIELALPGFGRMRIWGPSASVEELRGQIARVRLERHQLTQPWGAADLNLLEEKRRQAESLENEAGALRKALAAHESGASPEAVSFARARDSVRDLEEQLRQAHDRQRALQQQKAALDSDPRGESALQQAKEEAARRLAVDETRLRELLERLALLPAGLDLEKQRAENELARLQTQLEQARELRARLSERIAQKQGEGAYARLAEAEEQLAAKQQEYDSALRQARANRLLWQTLNDVLEEAEGSILPRLEQRTIQVLSRINGGFLRGVRLDRSSWKPDAVTPAEAAGALEVAPDRISGGEQEQLHFALRLALADILSESEPQLVVLDDVLLATDSARLRRILDLIEERRPRMQFLILTCHPERFGGLEDARLVRLGARDHSASA, via the coding sequence ATGATTGTCCGCAGAATCGCCGTCGAACACTTCGGCCGGTTTCTCCAGCCTCTCGAGGTCGCGCTCGATCCCGCGCGCCCCAATCTTCTCGCCGGGCCCAACGGCAGCGGCAAGTCCACGCTGCTCGCCGCTCTCGCCTCCGCCTTCACCGTTTCCGCCACCTCCAATGCCCAGGAGATCAAACGCTGGCAGCCGTGGCAGCGGAATCTCTTCCCGCGCGTCACCGTCGAGTTCGAGCACGCAGGCAGCCTCTGGCGGCTTCAGAAAGAGTTCGCCTTCAGCCCCCGCGGAAAGGCGCTTCTGGAGCGTTTCGAGGAAGGACGATGGCGGCCGCACGCGCAGGGAAGACATGTGGAAGAGCGCCTGCCGGAGTTTCTGGGCGCCCCGCAGGGCGGCTCCGGCTCCTGGCTCGTGGCCGGGGCGCTGTGGGCCCGGCAGAATGAACTCGCGGAACTGCGCCTCGATCAGCCTCTGCAGGAGCGCATCCGCAACTCGCTGGGCGCCCAGATCCGCTCCGGCCTGGTCGACACCGTCCTGCGCGAAGCGAAGCGGCTGTATGACGAGGATTGGCCGCCTGAGGGCAAATCGCTCCGGAAGTCTTCCCCGATCCGCACGCTGGAAGACGAACTGACACGCCTGCGCGACCGGGTCCGTGCGCTCCAGGAGAGCCTTGACGCGCTGGAGAACGACCGCATTCAGCTCGAAAAAGCCCGCGATGAGAGTGCCGCCCTTGAAGTTCGCAAGTCGGAGCTCGAAGCCCGGCTCAGGGAACTGGGCGAAAAGCTGAAACTCAAAACGGAGCTCGACGCCGGCCGCCTCGAGCTCGAGAAATCCATCCAGGCGGCCCGCTTCGAACTCGACACCGCCGCTTCGGTTCTCAAACTGCGGCAGACGATTGCCGCCGATCTGGACGCGGCGGCAAAAGCGGTCTCCGCGCTCGAGGAGCGCCTGCAGCGGGCGCGGGCGGAAGTCAAGTCCGCGGAAGACGCATGGATCCAGGCCCGGGCCGCCGCCTCCGCGCGTGCGGCGGAGGCCGAGGCGCAGATCAGGAGCCTCAACGCCCCGCCGCGGGATCTGCTCGACCGGGCCGCCCGTCTGGACCAGCAGCTTCGCGAGCTGCAGGCCAGGCTGGATGGCGCGCTGCTCCATGTTCAGCTTCAGCTGGACGCGCCCGCCCGGATCGGCGTGCACAAGGGCAGCCCGGAAGGCGTGCTGGAAGGCCAGGCGGGAGAGACGCTGGAGATCAGCGGCTCGCCCGAAATCGAGCTGGCCCTGCCCGGCTTCGGGCGGATGCGCATCTGGGGGCCTTCCGCCTCGGTGGAAGAACTCCGCGGCCAGATCGCCCGCGTGCGCCTTGAGCGCCATCAACTGACGCAGCCCTGGGGCGCCGCGGATCTGAATCTCCTCGAGGAAAAGCGCCGTCAGGCCGAGTCGCTGGAGAACGAGGCCGGCGCCCTCAGAAAGGCTCTTGCCGCCCACGAGAGCGGCGCGAGCCCGGAAGCCGTCTCGTTCGCCCGCGCCCGCGACTCTGTCCGCGATCTCGAGGAGCAGCTCCGGCAGGCGCACGACAGGCAGCGCGCCCTCCAGCAGCAGAAAGCCGCCCTCGATAGCGACCCCCGCGGCGAATCTGCGCTGCAGCAGGCAAAGGAGGAAGCGGCGCGGCGGCTCGCCGTGGACGAAACCCGCCTCAGGGAGTTGCTCGAACGCCTCGCGCTGCTGCCCGCCGGTCTCGACCTTGAAAAGCAGCGCGCCGAGAACGAACTCGCCCGGCTGCAGACGCAGCTGGAACAGGCGCGCGAACTGCGCGCGCGGCTCAGCGAACGCATCGCGCAGAAACAGGGCGAAGGCGCCTATGCCCGGCTCGCCGAGGCCGAAGAACAGTTGGCGGCGAAACAGCAGGAGTACGATTCCGCCCTGCGCCAGGCCCGCGCCAACCGCCTCCTCTGGCAGACGCTCAACGACGTTCTCGAAGAAGCCGAAGGCTCGATCCTGCCCCGCCTCGAGCAACGGACCATTCAGGTCCTGTCCCGCATCAATGGGGGCTTCCTTCGCGGCGTCCGGCTGGATCGGAGCTCCTGGAAACCGGACGCTGTCACGCCCGCGGAGGCCGCCGGCGCGCTTGAGGTGGCCCCGGACCGCATCTCCGGCGGCGAGCAGGAGCAGCTTCATTTCGCGCTCCGGCTCGCCCTCGCCGATATCCTCTCCGAAAGCGAACCTCAGCTCGTCGTGCTCGACGATGTCCTGCTCGCCACCGACTCTGCCCGCCTCCGCAGGATCCTCGATCTGATCGAAGAGCGCCGCCCGCGCATGCAGTTCCTCATCCTCACCTGCCACCCGGAGCGCTTCGGCGGGCTCGAGGATGCGCGCCTCGTCCGCCTCGGCGCTCGCGACCACTCGGCCTCTGCCTGA